One Lepus europaeus isolate LE1 chromosome X, mLepTim1.pri, whole genome shotgun sequence genomic window carries:
- the LOC133753363 gene encoding transcription elongation factor A protein-like 3, with translation METARNRNEGQVDSEGQPGDEVEPEDEEKSDEEGKWPAEEPGGGRGQLAEAGGPGAEGRAAEAAKPPAEGPPAAPAPPESEPRAAEKRPAEDYVPRKAKRKTDRGTDDSPRDSHEDFQDRHLGSEETLRECADAARAQEELRKKQKTGGFHWMQREAQDPFAPRGQRGVRGVRGGGRGQRGFHDIPYL, from the coding sequence ATGGAAACAGCCCGCAATAGGAACGAGGGACAGGTGGACAGCGAGGGACAGCCGGGAGACGAAGTGGAGCCCGAAGACGAGGAGAAGTCCGACGAGGAAGGAAAGTGGCCTGCGGAGGAGCCtggcgggggccggggccagcTGGCGGAGGCGGGCGGGCCGGGCGCAGAGGGGCGAGCGGCTGAGGCGGCCAAGCCCCCCGCCGAGGGTCCGCCTGCAGCCCCCGCGCCGCCGGAGAGCGAGCCGCGCGCCGCCGAGAAGCGCCCGGCCGAAGACTACGTGCCCCGGAAAGCCAAAAGGAAAACGGACCGGGGCACGGACGACTCCCCCCGGGACTCGCACGAGGACTTCCAGGACCGGCACCTGGGCAGCGAGGAGACGCTGCGGGAGTGCGCCGACGCGGCCAGGGCTCAGGAGGAGCTGAGGAAGAAGCAGAAGACGGGCGGTTTCCACTGGATGCAGAGAGAGGCTCAGGATCCGTTCGCCCCGAGGGGCCAGCGGGGCGTCAGGGGGGTCCGGGGCGGCGGGAGGGGCCAGAGGGGCTTCCACGACATCCCGTACCTGTGA
- the TCEAL1 gene encoding transcription elongation factor A protein-like 1 — MENPCQETEEQPRSAPRPDEEPPVEHAPEKQGPEEEPSSEEQSSEEEFFPEELLPELLPEMLLCAERPRQERLSSKDLFEERPPMEQPPCGVGKHKLEEGSFKERLARSRPQFRGDIHGRNLSNEEMIQAADEMEEMKRVRNKLMIMHWKAKRSRPYPI, encoded by the coding sequence ATGGAAAATCCATGCCAAGAAACTGAAGAACAGCCGCGGAGCGCGCCGAGGCCCGACGAGGAGCCTCCAGTGGAGCACGCTCCCGAGAagcaggggcccgaggaggaGCCCTCATCGGAGGAGCAGTCCTCGGAGGAGGAGTTCTTCCCCGAGGAGCTGCTGCCCGAGCTCCTGCCCGAGATGCTGTTGTGTGCGGAGCGCCCCCGGCAGGAGCGCCTTTCCAGCAAGGACCTGTTTGAGGAGCGCCCTCCCATGGAGCAGCCTCCTTGTGGAGTAGGCAAACATAAGCTCGAAGAGGGAAGTTTCAAAGAAAGGCTGGCCCGCTCTCGCCCGCAGTTTAGAGGGGACATACATGGCAGAAACTTAAGCAATGAGGAGATGATACAAGCAGCCGATGAGATGGAAGAGATGAAAAGAGTGAGAAACAAACTGATGATAATGCATTGGAAGGCGAAACGCAGCCGTCCTTATCCAATTTAA